The following proteins are encoded in a genomic region of bacterium:
- a CDS encoding phytoene desaturase yields SVYIQNACRNDPTLAPKGKSAIYILVPVANLNGDIDWHKESPVFKEKVLDICEGRGGLLGLRDHIIEERMITPPQWRDSYNVYRGATFNLAHNIAQMLVFRPHNKFEDIGNCYLVGGGTHPGSGLPTIYESGRISAEYILRENSII; encoded by the coding sequence GTTCAGTTTATATACAGAATGCCTGCCGCAATGATCCTACACTTGCGCCCAAGGGAAAATCTGCGATATATATACTCGTTCCTGTTGCAAACCTAAATGGAGATATCGATTGGCACAAGGAAAGCCCTGTATTTAAAGAGAAGGTGCTTGATATCTGTGAGGGTAGAGGGGGGTTGCTCGGACTTCGAGATCATATAATCGAGGAACGCATGATCACCCCACCCCAATGGCGCGATAGTTACAATGTCTATCGAGGGGCGACCTTTAATCTTGCGCATAACATCGCTCAAATGCTAGTTTTTCGGCCCCATAACAAATTCGAGGATATTGGGAATTGCTATTTAGTGGGTGGTGGAACACATCCGGGAAGCGGGCTTCCGACAATTTATGAATCCGGGAGAATTTCGGCTGAATATATACTTAGAGAAAATTCAATAATTTAA